In Flavobacterium sp. CS20, a single window of DNA contains:
- a CDS encoding folylpolyglutamate synthase/dihydrofolate synthase family protein yields MPKSVKHLLTYSETINWLFSQLPMYQRVGQVAYRKDLHNIKALSAHLNHPEQKFKSIHVGGTNGKGSCSHMLASVLQESGYKVGLYTSPHLKDFRERIRVNGQMISKENVVDFISQHKAFFEKENLSFFEMTVGLAFQIFADKKVDIAIIEVGMGGRLDATNIIKPELAVITNIGLDHTKFLGDNLKQIAKEKAGIIKPKTPVVIGEKRPETEPVFRQTAQNTSSEIYFAEDHNFKRFVSDLKGLYQTKNQQTVLKAIDILKTQGWQISEEQIAKGLSNVIKNTGFQGRWQVLSQNPLCVADTAHNLEGIKYVAKQLQTLNYKTLHMVMGFVNDKDVKSTLKILPQDAVYYFSAPKIPRAKRVEDLKDELQNTSLQKQFFLTLEEAFESAKSEAQLKDVIFVGGSIFTVAELLTEEK; encoded by the coding sequence ATGCCTAAAAGTGTAAAACATCTCTTGACCTATTCAGAAACCATAAACTGGCTTTTTTCTCAACTTCCTATGTATCAACGTGTGGGACAAGTCGCTTATCGCAAAGACTTACATAACATCAAAGCACTTTCTGCTCATTTGAATCATCCCGAACAGAAATTCAAAAGTATTCACGTTGGTGGTACTAATGGCAAAGGTTCATGTAGCCACATGCTGGCATCTGTTTTGCAAGAATCGGGTTATAAAGTTGGGCTTTATACGTCACCACATTTAAAAGATTTTAGAGAACGAATTCGTGTCAATGGACAAATGATTTCAAAAGAAAATGTTGTTGATTTTATAAGCCAACACAAAGCATTTTTTGAAAAAGAAAATTTGTCTTTTTTTGAAATGACAGTCGGTTTGGCATTTCAAATCTTTGCAGACAAAAAAGTTGACATAGCTATTATTGAAGTAGGAATGGGCGGTCGTTTGGACGCTACCAATATCATTAAACCCGAATTGGCTGTCATCACCAATATCGGTTTAGATCACACCAAATTTCTCGGCGATAATTTGAAACAAATCGCCAAAGAAAAAGCTGGCATCATCAAACCAAAAACCCCTGTTGTGATTGGCGAAAAGCGACCTGAAACCGAACCCGTTTTTAGGCAAACGGCACAAAACACTTCATCCGAAATTTATTTTGCAGAAGACCACAATTTTAAGAGGTTTGTGTCTGATTTAAAAGGTTTGTATCAAACTAAAAATCAACAAACGGTTTTAAAGGCTATTGATATTTTAAAAACCCAAGGCTGGCAAATTTCAGAAGAACAAATCGCTAAAGGTTTATCCAATGTCATAAAAAACACAGGTTTTCAAGGACGTTGGCAGGTTTTAAGTCAAAATCCACTTTGTGTAGCAGACACAGCTCATAATTTGGAAGGCATAAAATATGTTGCCAAACAACTTCAAACTTTAAACTATAAAACCTTACACATGGTTATGGGTTTTGTGAATGATAAAGATGTGAAAAGCACTTTAAAAATATTGCCACAAGATGCCGTTTATTATTTTTCAGCACCAAAAATTCCAAGAGCCAAACGTGTAGAAGACTTAAAAGATGAACTCCAAAATACGTCTTTACAAAAGCAGTTTTTTTTAACTTTAGAAGAAGCCTTTGAAAGTGCAAAATCAGAAGCTCAACTCAAAGATGTTATATTTGTAGGTGGCAGTATTTTTACTGTTGCGGAACTTTTAACTGAGGAAAAGTAA
- a CDS encoding DNA cytosine methyltransferase: MLKKTTTFENVDNLKFKINIYDPDNTKQASFTHFLQNQENVHSSTYKNSAVEYVKEILEGKSTTEKISDKVAEDALQYLLFNNTEDIPYPAPKRPYFSFIDLFAGVGGFRIALQNVGGKCVYTSEWDENAQKTYYKNFGDIPFGDITKKRVKEFIPHKFDILCAGFPCQAFSIAGYRKGFSDTRGTLFFDVEQVIEKHNPKVVFLENVKNLISHDKGKTFKVILEILEKKLGYKVFYEVLNSMTHANIPQNRERIFIVAFDPKQVKDYNKFKFPKQIKLTKTIHNILEKDKKDDKFYYPNNHKYYPELEKTMTSKDTVYQWRRVYVRENKSQVCPTLTANMGTGGHNVPLIKDDFGIRKLTPKECFAFQGYQVDKFILPDLSNSKLYKQAGNSVTTTLVERISQEIMKVL; this comes from the coding sequence ATGTTGAAGAAGACAACTACTTTTGAAAATGTCGATAATCTGAAATTTAAGATTAATATATACGATCCCGATAATACCAAGCAAGCTTCATTTACTCATTTTTTACAAAATCAAGAAAATGTTCACTCAAGCACTTATAAAAATTCTGCTGTTGAATATGTAAAAGAAATTTTAGAAGGCAAATCTACTACCGAAAAAATATCTGATAAAGTAGCAGAAGATGCTCTACAGTATTTATTATTCAATAATACAGAAGATATACCTTATCCAGCACCAAAAAGACCATACTTCAGTTTTATTGATTTATTTGCTGGTGTCGGAGGTTTTCGTATTGCACTACAAAATGTTGGAGGAAAATGTGTTTATACAAGTGAATGGGATGAAAACGCTCAAAAGACTTATTATAAAAATTTTGGTGATATTCCTTTTGGTGATATTACTAAAAAAAGGGTAAAAGAGTTTATCCCACATAAATTTGATATTTTGTGTGCGGGTTTCCCTTGTCAGGCATTTTCTATAGCTGGATACAGAAAAGGATTTTCAGATACTAGAGGAACTTTGTTTTTTGATGTTGAACAAGTCATAGAAAAGCATAACCCAAAAGTTGTTTTTTTAGAAAATGTAAAGAATCTGATTTCTCATGATAAAGGAAAAACATTCAAGGTAATTCTTGAAATATTAGAAAAAAAATTAGGGTATAAAGTTTTTTATGAGGTGCTTAATTCAATGACTCACGCTAATATACCACAAAATAGAGAACGTATTTTTATAGTAGCTTTTGACCCTAAGCAAGTTAAAGATTATAATAAATTCAAATTTCCAAAACAAATTAAACTCACTAAAACCATACATAATATCTTAGAAAAAGATAAAAAAGATGATAAATTTTACTACCCAAATAATCATAAATACTATCCAGAATTAGAAAAAACAATGACCAGTAAAGATACAGTTTACCAATGGCGAAGAGTTTATGTAAGAGAAAACAAAAGTCAAGTTTGCCCAACTTTAACTGCGAATATGGGAACAGGTGGTCATAATGTTCCATTAATTAAAGACGATTTTGGAATAAGAAAACTTACGCCAAAAGAATGTTTTGCTTTTCAAGGCTATCAAGTGGATAAATTTATCCTACCTGATTTGTCTAATAGTAAACTTTACAAACAAGCTGGAAACTCAGTAACAACTACTTTAGTTGAAAGGATTAGTCAAGAAATTATGAAAGTATTATGA
- a CDS encoding restriction endonuclease, which produces MKSFPNKDFNNYITLLSAIAKLSGLFSESSIPFINYRVAENIFCKAFNAENLSKSDTAYDAKMKNTGIGLKTFTCQSNNSLEKIAEFNSKANELLDIKNDELAYKLSEFRNERILLANRLYDIKDSLYHIVARKNKQLVLFDTDYAEIDLDRIRLIKETKAGIKFSDGINEYSFNRSKSTLYRRFYISKDAYFKDIDILKDPFELILKLFKHENEYLEVEKQVPGVDYVVLPPYGYNNGDKFVFPRSGLNQWNARGRKRDFNEVYIPVSAIIHHKFPNFFPPILKNKKLYFDLHLPNGKTYKAKMCQTAKIKIDGELLNKGKGLMTSSNKGLGEWILRKALQLKENELVKYRMLEVIGYDSVIIEKVDEDNYKIDVLPLDSYEDFIDNT; this is translated from the coding sequence ATGAAATCATTTCCTAATAAAGATTTCAATAATTACATCACCTTACTATCTGCTATTGCAAAACTATCAGGTTTGTTCAGTGAAAGTTCAATTCCATTTATTAATTATAGAGTTGCAGAAAATATTTTTTGTAAGGCATTTAACGCTGAAAACCTTTCTAAATCAGATACAGCATATGATGCTAAAATGAAAAACACAGGAATTGGTCTCAAGACATTTACTTGTCAATCCAACAACAGTTTGGAAAAAATAGCTGAATTTAACTCAAAAGCTAATGAATTATTAGATATTAAGAATGATGAATTAGCATATAAACTTTCGGAATTTCGAAATGAAAGAATACTTTTAGCAAATAGGCTTTATGATATTAAAGACTCTCTTTATCATATTGTTGCTAGAAAAAACAAACAACTTGTTTTATTTGATACTGATTATGCTGAGATTGATTTAGATAGAATAAGACTTATTAAGGAAACTAAAGCAGGAATTAAATTTTCTGATGGTATTAATGAGTATTCTTTTAATCGATCAAAAAGCACTTTATACAGAAGATTTTATATATCTAAGGATGCTTACTTCAAAGATATAGATATATTAAAAGACCCTTTCGAGTTGATATTAAAACTATTTAAACACGAAAATGAATATTTAGAAGTAGAAAAACAAGTCCCTGGTGTCGATTACGTAGTATTGCCACCATATGGTTATAATAATGGAGATAAATTTGTTTTTCCGAGAAGTGGCTTAAATCAGTGGAATGCTCGTGGTAGAAAAAGAGATTTTAATGAAGTTTATATTCCTGTTTCAGCAATAATTCATCATAAGTTTCCAAATTTTTTCCCCCCTATATTAAAAAATAAAAAATTATATTTTGATTTACATTTACCAAATGGCAAAACTTATAAAGCTAAAATGTGTCAAACTGCAAAGATTAAAATAGATGGAGAATTATTGAACAAAGGAAAAGGTTTAATGACATCATCAAATAAAGGCTTAGGAGAGTGGATACTTAGAAAAGCTCTACAATTAAAGGAAAATGAATTAGTAAAATATAGAATGTTAGAAGTTATTGGTTATGATAGTGTAATTATTGAAAAAGTTGATGAGGATAATTACAAGATAGATGTTTTGCCGTTAGATTCATATGAGGACTTTATTGACAATACATAA
- a CDS encoding site-specific tyrosine recombinase, which yields MTWHQALDDFKMYLKIECGLTANSVLNYEFDIKKLIRYLDEFDIKSSPETINEEELKTFIYTMSKVINARSQARLISGLKRFFNYLIFENQRADNPMALIESPKIGQKLPEVLSTAEIDKLISSIDLTHPQGERNRAIIETLYACSLRVSELTHLKLSDLFFDEGFIKVHGKGQKDRFVPINSSAIKYINLYKNDVRIHQEPKPGETDILFLNRRGKRLTRAMVFTIIKQLTKAINLQKTVSPHTFRHSFATHLLENGADLRAIQQMLGHESIITTEIYTHLDKTHLKNVIDKFHPMAKF from the coding sequence ATGACCTGGCACCAAGCTTTAGACGACTTTAAAATGTATTTGAAAATAGAATGCGGTTTGACTGCAAATTCTGTGCTCAACTACGAGTTTGATATCAAAAAATTGATCAGGTATCTCGACGAGTTTGATATAAAATCTTCACCTGAAACTATCAATGAAGAGGAACTCAAAACCTTTATTTATACGATGTCTAAAGTCATTAATGCCCGAAGCCAAGCCCGATTAATTTCAGGATTAAAACGCTTTTTTAATTATTTAATCTTTGAAAACCAAAGAGCAGACAATCCTATGGCACTGATAGAATCGCCTAAAATTGGTCAAAAATTACCCGAAGTGCTCAGCACCGCAGAAATCGACAAGCTTATCAGCAGTATAGACTTAACACATCCACAAGGCGAACGCAACCGTGCGATTATTGAAACGCTTTACGCCTGTAGCCTACGTGTGAGTGAGTTGACCCATCTAAAATTATCAGACTTATTTTTTGACGAAGGCTTTATCAAAGTCCACGGCAAAGGTCAAAAAGATCGTTTTGTGCCGATTAATTCAAGTGCCATCAAATATATCAACCTTTATAAAAATGACGTCCGCATTCATCAAGAACCCAAACCTGGCGAAACAGATATTTTATTTCTCAATCGACGGGGCAAACGCTTAACTAGAGCTATGGTTTTTACCATTATAAAACAACTGACTAAAGCCATAAACCTTCAAAAGACCGTCAGTCCTCATACGTTTAGACATTCTTTTGCCACACACTTGCTAGAAAATGGGGCAGATTTAAGAGCCATTCAACAAATGCTAGGGCACGAAAGCATCATCACGACTGAAATTTACACACATTTAGACAAAACGCATTTAAAAAATGTCATTGATAAATTTCATCCTATGGCAAAATTTTAG